A genomic segment from Flavobacterium litorale encodes:
- a CDS encoding MATE family efflux transporter, which translates to MTQVVQRKNAFSRFFILLKQALKGENIDFTKGSIRRAVLLLAIPMMLEMMMESVFALVDLYFVGHLENSSFAVQTVGLTESVLTIIYSIAIGMSMAATAVVARRVGEKKPEAAARAGMQTILVAVAINTIFAIVGFIYATDILILMGSSEASAKFGTNFFRIMMGSSYVIMLLFLFNGIFRGAGNAAIAMKSLWIANICNIILCPIFINGLGPIPAFGLTGAAIATTLGRSIGVSYQLYNLFNGKGILKVVSAYFVPHWQQIKGIVKIAAPGIMQFVIASCSWIFLAQLVATTGGDEGSAGYQSALRIMMFFLLPAWGLSNAAATLVGQNLGAKQVARAEKSVFVTAKFNVIYMASITGITLLAADPIMWFFTNNTHVHDIAVEAIQILSIAFVFYGVGMVLINAFNGAGDTKTPTRINFFGFWLFQIPLAYILAKVVDLGPTGVFIAIPVSEMCISMAGVILFKRGKWKKVKV; encoded by the coding sequence ATGACACAAGTTGTACAGCGAAAAAATGCATTTTCCCGATTTTTTATATTACTCAAACAAGCGCTAAAAGGCGAAAATATTGATTTTACCAAAGGTAGCATCCGCAGGGCTGTATTATTACTTGCTATACCCATGATGCTCGAAATGATGATGGAATCGGTGTTTGCACTCGTCGATCTGTATTTTGTAGGACACCTCGAAAATAGCAGTTTTGCGGTACAAACCGTAGGATTAACCGAGTCGGTACTTACCATAATATATTCTATAGCCATAGGAATGAGCATGGCAGCTACCGCCGTAGTGGCACGCCGTGTAGGCGAAAAAAAGCCCGAAGCAGCGGCACGTGCTGGTATGCAAACCATACTGGTAGCCGTAGCTATAAACACCATTTTTGCTATTGTTGGCTTTATTTATGCTACCGATATTTTAATACTCATGGGGTCATCGGAAGCATCGGCTAAATTCGGAACAAACTTTTTTCGTATCATGATGGGGAGTAGTTATGTTATTATGCTACTGTTCCTGTTTAATGGTATTTTTAGGGGTGCGGGTAATGCCGCCATTGCCATGAAGAGCCTTTGGATAGCCAATATTTGCAACATTATACTCTGCCCTATTTTTATTAATGGTTTAGGTCCTATACCTGCCTTTGGGCTTACGGGTGCTGCCATTGCTACTACACTAGGTAGGAGTATTGGTGTAAGTTACCAATTGTATAACCTATTTAATGGTAAAGGCATACTTAAGGTAGTAAGTGCCTATTTTGTACCGCATTGGCAACAAATAAAAGGAATTGTAAAAATTGCTGCACCAGGCATAATGCAGTTTGTTATTGCCTCGTGCAGTTGGATATTTTTAGCACAATTGGTTGCTACCACTGGGGGCGACGAAGGCTCGGCGGGGTACCAAAGTGCACTCCGCATTATGATGTTTTTCCTGTTACCCGCATGGGGGCTAAGCAATGCGGCGGCTACCTTGGTGGGGCAAAACTTAGGAGCAAAACAGGTAGCCCGTGCCGAAAAATCGGTATTTGTTACGGCTAAGTTTAACGTTATTTATATGGCTAGTATTACAGGGATTACCTTGTTGGCTGCCGACCCTATTATGTGGTTTTTTACCAACAATACCCACGTACACGATATTGCTGTAGAGGCAATACAAATACTAAGCATTGCTTTTGTGTTTTACGGGGTGGGTATGGTACTTATTAATGCCTTTAATGGTGCGGGCGATACTAAAACGCCTACCCGTATTAACTTTTTTGGGTTTTGGTTGTTCCAAATTCCGTTGGCGTACATTTTAGCAAAAGTGGTTGATTTAGGACCTACTGGGGTATTTATTGCCATACCTGTTTCGGAGATGTGCATAAGTATGGCAGGCGTTATCTTATTTAAACGAGGGAAATGGAAAAAGGTTAAAGTATAA
- the dusB gene encoding tRNA dihydrouridine synthase DusB → MIRIGDVALPDFPLLLAPMEDVSDPPFRRLCKQHGADLMYSEFISSEGLIRDAMKSKQKLDIFDYERPVGIQIFGGDEEAMALSAKIVATVNPDIVDINFGCPVKKVVCKGAGAGVLKDIDLMVRLTKAVVESTTLPVTVKTRLGWDDNSINIDEVAERLQDVGIKALTIHGRTRAQMYKGEADWEPIARVKNNPRITMPIFGNGDIDSPEKALEYKNKYGLDGIMIGRAAIGYPWIFNEIKHYFATGEHLPAPTIEDRVEAARNHLTWAMDWKGERLGVVETRRHYTNYFKGIPHFKEYRQRMVTKDDPADVFAALDEVLDKFSVQV, encoded by the coding sequence ATGATTAGAATAGGAGACGTAGCGTTACCCGATTTTCCGTTGTTGCTTGCCCCCATGGAGGATGTGAGCGACCCCCCTTTTAGGCGGTTGTGCAAACAGCATGGAGCTGACCTTATGTATAGCGAATTCATTTCGTCCGAAGGGTTAATTCGCGATGCCATGAAAAGCAAACAAAAACTGGATATTTTTGATTACGAGCGCCCCGTAGGCATACAAATATTTGGAGGCGATGAGGAGGCAATGGCACTATCGGCAAAAATAGTAGCAACCGTAAATCCCGATATTGTAGATATTAACTTTGGCTGCCCTGTAAAAAAAGTAGTATGCAAAGGCGCAGGTGCAGGCGTGTTAAAGGATATTGACCTTATGGTGCGCTTAACCAAAGCCGTAGTAGAAAGTACCACACTACCCGTTACCGTAAAAACCCGTTTGGGCTGGGACGATAATAGTATAAACATAGACGAAGTAGCCGAACGCCTGCAAGATGTAGGCATAAAAGCCCTTACCATACACGGGCGTACCCGTGCCCAAATGTACAAGGGTGAAGCCGACTGGGAGCCTATAGCCCGCGTAAAAAATAACCCACGCATAACCATGCCTATTTTTGGAAATGGCGATATTGATAGTCCTGAAAAGGCACTAGAGTACAAAAACAAATACGGTTTAGATGGTATTATGATAGGGCGTGCCGCCATTGGTTACCCTTGGATATTTAACGAAATAAAACACTATTTTGCAACAGGCGAACACTTGCCCGCACCCACTATAGAGGATAGGGTAGAGGCAGCCCGCAACCACCTTACTTGGGCAATGGACTGGAAAGGCGAACGTCTGGGTGTAGTAGAAACCCGTAGGCATTATACCAACTACTTTAAAGGCATACCCCACTTTAAAGAATACCGCCAACGTATGGTTACTAAAGATGACCCTGCCGATGTTTTTGCAGCATTGGATGAGGTGTTAGATAAGTTTAGTGTTCAAGTATAG